In Candidatus Babeliales bacterium, the DNA window ATCGGCCCTTAACGCTTCTTTAAACAATTCGGTATTTGGCTCATGACCAATCGCTAAAAATACACCTTGAACTGGTAAATCTAAATTGTGATTATTTTTGTTATCAAAAATTTGAATACCGCTCACGTGATCATTTTCGCCAATAATTTTCTTTAATTCAACATTATAACGTACACAAACATTTGAGTATTCTTTCAAACGCTCCTGCATAGATGCTGCGGCACGCATATGATCTTTACGAACGAGAATGGTTACTTGCTTAGCATATGGCGCCAACTGCATCGCCTCTTCTATGGCTGAATCACCACCACCAATTACCACAACGTCATTATCTTTATGGAAAGGTGCATCACAAATCGCACAGGTCGTCACGCCTTTACCCCAATATTCTTGTTCTCCAGGAACACCGAGTGTAAGGGGTGTTGATCCTGTCGCAATTACTACTGATAAAGCGGTAATTTCGTGCCCACCTTCAGTATAAATTTTATATGGCCATTCGGTTAAATTTAGGCGGGATACGGTATCATGAAGAAAAGTAGCCCCAAATGCCTTGGCTTGCTCTGTTAATTCATCTATAACCTGTTTTCCAAGTATTTTAGTACGACTTGGCCAATTTTCTATGTAACTGGTACCCATCAGCGCTCCACCAGGAGTATTTCCTTGTATTACCAGAGTATCAATTCTGGCACGAGCACTGTATACTGCAGCACTTAAAGCAGCCGGGCCTGAACCAATAATAGCCACCGGCATAACATTTTTTGCAGATTTCGCATGATGCATATTAACATCTATGGATTTCAACTTAGGCTGTATTTTCTTGGTAAAACCGATTGCCTTCATACCAATCAAACCGCCCATAACAGCTAAAAGCAAAAATCCTTTAACCAATATATATCTGAAATTCATCATTTATCAGCCCTTATTTATCGTTTTTTAATTCATATTGAAATTTTCTACTCATAATTATTGATCATTATAC includes these proteins:
- a CDS encoding FAD-dependent oxidoreductase, which codes for MMNFRYILVKGFLLLAVMGGLIGMKAIGFTKKIQPKLKSIDVNMHHAKSAKNVMPVAIIGSGPAALSAAVYSARARIDTLVIQGNTPGGALMGTSYIENWPSRTKILGKQVIDELTEQAKAFGATFLHDTVSRLNLTEWPYKIYTEGGHEITALSVVIATGSTPLTLGVPGEQEYWGKGVTTCAICDAPFHKDNDVVVIGGGDSAIEEAMQLAPYAKQVTILVRKDHMRAAASMQERLKEYSNVCVRYNVELKKIIGENDHVSGIQIFDNKNNHNLDLPVQGVFLAIGHEPNTELFKEALRADELGYLSIVGRTQQTSMPGVFAAGDVQDNRYKQAGVAAGDGIKAALDAVAFLQDHGYSTQMAKIITAQLFDVKAISNERLQISMLKSNDEFQQAITKNQGPVVLDFYADYCPSCMRMLPDLEVVAHNFADQVTFYKVDMDSAQELATQLHVKSIPTLLVFEDGQLIGRYNEAMNKKQLHDFVGRFIKV